Within Runella rosea, the genomic segment TTAACAATATTTAGGTTTATTCCCTTATTTGTCTCCTTCGATAAGCCTTTTGGCAATTATGCGAACAAAAGGCAGTATCCACCCTACGGGCTTCAAAGTTCACCTTGCAGTAAAGGCACTCTTTGCGGTAAAACATCCCTATCTCCGTTACTTTTCCATAATGTTCGTAATGAACTTTGTCTTTCTTAACGCTTACAAAATTGTAGTTGCGGTTGCTTTTCTTCTTTTCCATGTGTCTGAGTTGTTTCTGGTTTAGTTTCGCGTTATTGTTGGTTTATTTTCGGGTTATTGGTGGTTTAAAGGTGGCCTAAACAGCCATTTTGACTGGTTTTCTGCCATCATTTCTGCCTAATTTTCTGCCTCCCTACGCGCGTGCGTGTCGGCACGCGCGTAGGGAAACGGTTACCGCATCAAAAAATACTTCGTCAAATAATCGTTTACGTCTTCATAGGGTTTATACAACTCCCTGCAATCCGTTACGTTTATCCCTGCCATCGCTAGGGATTTCATTCCCGTTTCCCCTCCGCCATCGTTATCAAGGTAGCCATAAACCGTTTGATGCGTTTTAAGCAATGAGATTGAGGTTGGGATATTGGAAATAGAATTGAATACGATAACATCACAATTCGGTTCTTTGCCTTGCCAAACGATGTATGAGAGAAAATCAATAAAGCCCTCAAAAATCAACGCTGTTGAATTATCCGTTCCTTTCATCGTGGTTATCGCTTTGGGGTTGGTCGATAGCTGTACATAAACGTTTCGCAGTTCTAAACCCTTCAAATCATTTTCAAAGCAAACAGCAAACTGATTTTTGTCGTTGACTTTAAAATAACACTCTTTCAAGTACTTGGAAGCAATGGCAAACGGAATGCCTCGTACATTGCCCAAATACGCTATCAAGGCTTTATTTTCCAGTGCCTTTACTTTGAGTACTTCAATCGCTGATTTTTCATTGTAGGGCTTTATTGAGCCGCTAAAAGAAAAAGAACGGGTTATTCCGTCGAACGCTTCCAGTAATTGAACGGCATTGGCAAAATCACAGGCTTTTAAGCGACGTACTAACGTGATTACATCACCTCCTTTGTCGTCGGTCGTAAAGTCTTTAAAAACGTTTTTATGTGGGTTTACAAAAAATGACGGGGAATGTTCGTCTTTGAAGGGAGAATAATAAAGCAATTGCCCGTTTTGCTCTTTTTCGGGTTCAATGCCCATACTCGAAAGATAGGCCGTTATCGGTATAGTCTTTAGGCGTTGTATTACTTCGTTTGGTATCATTTCTTCTTTTCTTTTTAGCGGCTTAAAACAAACTTTAAAAATTGTATTGACCCTTTGCAAATGCCTTCAAAAGTGCCACTTTCAGCGTTTTATCAAAAAAGTGGAACATTTGGAACAAACTGAAAAAAGGCTAAAATTCTGGAACATTTGGAACAGGTTTGGAACAATTTTGGAACAGTATAAATAAATGAATATCAATGATATATATCACTTTGTTCCATTGTTCCATTTTTTTACTCATTTTTGAAAGTGGCACTTTTGAAGCTTTTTTCTGTTCCAAAAATGTTGCAACTCTGTTCCAAAGGTGTTCCAAATGTTCCAAAATCAGAGAGAGTCATTTGTACTTTTCCATGATTCAGCATCAAACTTGTGAAAGTTGTAATACGACTTATTTTGGGGAATCTTACCTAAAAAGGGTTCTTTACTCATTTCGGCAATTTTTCGGCTGTGATAGGTGTAGCGGCCTCTTTCCTCGGACTCTAACTTTAGCTCTCTTTCTACGGCATACTTGACTTGCTCACGCGTTATATTCTTTAATTCAACCTTCAATTCATCAACGATGTCGGCAATACCAAAGGAAAGTAATTGCTCTTCGGGGTATATGTCAAACGTGTCAATAATGAGTTGTTTAATCATTCGCCCTACCCTACTGATACTGTTATCGTAGTACAATTGAAGTTGTGCAGTTTGGTAAACCACAGGAGCAAAGTACATTCGGCTTTCTTTTTTGTAGCAAAGCTTCCTGTTGACCAAAAAATGAAGGAAATGAGGGATTTCTTTTTCTATCAATAACTCAATTAAAGGATTGTCTTTGATACCCTTTTCGGCAAATGTAGGCACTTTAAATACTGCCCAACGGGGGTCTCCGCGTTCAATGAAAAGGGCTTTCCCTTCTTCATTGGAAACAAAAATGAACTTGCCAAAAAAATCAACTTCGGATTGGGCTTTGTTCTTTTCGTTGACCGTTACTTTTCCCGTTTCTGTACTGAAACGTTTCAACATTTGAGTAATGCCCTTTTTTTCCAATGATGTTTCATCGACAATAATTGCCAGACGTTTTACCCAAACAGAATTAAAATCGCTTTGAAGGTCATTGTTGCCTATTTTAATGGCATTATCTTGGAATATCTTATAAACCACGTTGGCAAACGTTGACTTTCCCGTATTTTTTTCCTGAGATTCAAGCAACAAAATTGGTAAACGTTCATAAGGATTTGTGTAAAGCAACTGCAAATAATCAAGTGCAAAATCATAATAGGCTTCTCCAAATACGTGCTGAATAATGCCTAAAATTGTATTACAATTACCTTCTTTTGGCTTGTGAGTCAATTCACTGTATTCATTATAGAAGCCGTTGATTACCTGTCTGTAGTTGGTGTGAGAGGCGACCATACAAAAATCATCATATTTGGAAATGTATTTGATTACTCCGTGGGTATGGTCATCAATGATAGTGCCTTTATTCAGCTTCAAATAATCTTTAAGAGGTTTCCCTTCTTTATCAGGTCGATACACAATCTTGTAATAACTATCCGCTATCCGGATGTAATTTTTAGCCTTTTCTTTTAAATTTTGTTTGGTCTTTTCATCCTCTTCCTCAGTGGTAGTACCGCCTTGAATACCTGATGTTTTGGGCTCAGATTTTAGCTTATTAACTTGCTTTTTATCAGGAATATTAGTAGTTTTACTCATGCTTTTAAAGTTTTGACCTGATTGGGGAATCAGGTATTTTGAAAGATTCTTGGCATTAGAAAAAGACCTACCGTTTGGCAGGTCTTTTTTGTTTTGTTAAGGTCATAATTTTGCCCAGGCTTCATTTACCGCGTTGATAGTGGTTTCATCGTGGTATTTAGCATAATGCTTTGTAAGGGTCTGCGTATTGGTGTGACCAGTAGCATTTTTTAAAATGTCCGTTGGTACGCCCAAATTTGCCAAAAGAGTAGAAAAGGTTGAACGACCTATTCGTGTAGTAAGCGGGAAACGGTCAAATTTGATTTGAGCCTGAATAACCTTTAGTCTATCGTTCGCTTTTTGTGCTAATTCAGTAGGCAATAACAAACCCGTTTTTTTACAATGGTCTGAATACATTTCAAGTATTTTTAGCGCTACAGGTGGTAAAGGCACTACACGCCCTTTATTATTTTTCGTTCGGGGTTGCCTCAAAAGGATAACAGAATCTGAGAGCTTTTCTAAATGTTGGGGGCGAAGTACCCTCATATCGGAATGATTAAGACCTGCATAGCAGGAAAAAACAAAAATCCAGCGTACTTTATCCGTTCTTGGGTCTAAATTTTGCAACCCCTCAATTTGCCGTAACTCATTTAACATGAGAGGTTTAATATTGCGTTCTACGGGGTCTGCTTTGTAAGTACCAAATACATTTCTTTCTGTCCACCCATTCAAAATAGCAAAATTAAGAACCCGCTTCATAAACCCTAAATCCTTGTTTATTACCTCTTTACAGTACTTTTTTTGGGTTTTTAGAAATGTCTTGTATTCAGTGCAAATAATAGGCTGTATTTGGTCTAAAGGCAGATAGTGAGTTTTGTACTTTCGGGTTAAGAAGTCAGCAATATTATTTCTACGAACTCTAAAACGCCCAAAGGTTATTTTTTTGATTGAACCACTTTCCAGTTCATCTTTACGGCTTTCGATATACGAATCAATACAGCCCAATAAATTGGGGATGTCGTTTGTCCAGTCCCTTTTATTGGTTACATAGTCAAGCAACATATTTGCATTGATACTTTGCCGTTTTGCTTTGAACGTGTAGTAGATTTCGTTCAAATCTGTTTCTATCTGCCTGACAAGTGCAGTCTTTTGGTCATTGGGAATAATCGAACGGGTTGCGTTATGCCATCGCTCACCGTCTTCTATCTTTATCCCTATGCTCCGATAGTTGCTTTCTTTTCCCCCAAATTTGACCGCCATGTGTAGGTGGTTTACCCTTGTCTTAAAATAGGGTTTGGGATTGG encodes:
- a CDS encoding CHC2 zinc finger domain-containing protein; this encodes MIPNEVIQRLKTIPITAYLSSMGIEPEKEQNGQLLYYSPFKDEHSPSFFVNPHKNVFKDFTTDDKGGDVITLVRRLKACDFANAVQLLEAFDGITRSFSFSGSIKPYNEKSAIEVLKVKALENKALIAYLGNVRGIPFAIASKYLKECYFKVNDKNQFAVCFENDLKGLELRNVYVQLSTNPKAITTMKGTDNSTALIFEGFIDFLSYIVWQGKEPNCDVIVFNSISNIPTSISLLKTHQTVYGYLDNDGGGETGMKSLAMAGINVTDCRELYKPYEDVNDYLTKYFLMR
- a CDS encoding site-specific integrase, coding for MANLRKKASTNPKPYFKTRVNHLHMAVKFGGKESNYRSIGIKIEDGERWHNATRSIIPNDQKTALVRQIETDLNEIYYTFKAKRQSINANMLLDYVTNKRDWTNDIPNLLGCIDSYIESRKDELESGSIKKITFGRFRVRRNNIADFLTRKYKTHYLPLDQIQPIICTEYKTFLKTQKKYCKEVINKDLGFMKRVLNFAILNGWTERNVFGTYKADPVERNIKPLMLNELRQIEGLQNLDPRTDKVRWIFVFSCYAGLNHSDMRVLRPQHLEKLSDSVILLRQPRTKNNKGRVVPLPPVALKILEMYSDHCKKTGLLLPTELAQKANDRLKVIQAQIKFDRFPLTTRIGRSTFSTLLANLGVPTDILKNATGHTNTQTLTKHYAKYHDETTINAVNEAWAKL
- a CDS encoding primase-helicase family protein, coding for MSKTTNIPDKKQVNKLKSEPKTSGIQGGTTTEEEDEKTKQNLKEKAKNYIRIADSYYKIVYRPDKEGKPLKDYLKLNKGTIIDDHTHGVIKYISKYDDFCMVASHTNYRQVINGFYNEYSELTHKPKEGNCNTILGIIQHVFGEAYYDFALDYLQLLYTNPYERLPILLLESQEKNTGKSTFANVVYKIFQDNAIKIGNNDLQSDFNSVWVKRLAIIVDETSLEKKGITQMLKRFSTETGKVTVNEKNKAQSEVDFFGKFIFVSNEEGKALFIERGDPRWAVFKVPTFAEKGIKDNPLIELLIEKEIPHFLHFLVNRKLCYKKESRMYFAPVVYQTAQLQLYYDNSISRVGRMIKQLIIDTFDIYPEEQLLSFGIADIVDELKVELKNITREQVKYAVERELKLESEERGRYTYHSRKIAEMSKEPFLGKIPQNKSYYNFHKFDAESWKSTNDSL